A part of Aegilops tauschii subsp. strangulata cultivar AL8/78 chromosome 2, Aet v6.0, whole genome shotgun sequence genomic DNA contains:
- the LOC109765923 gene encoding probable glutathione S-transferase, which translates to MADVMLLDFWASPFGQRCRIALAEKGVAYEYSEQNLEQKSELLLRSNPVHKKIPVLLHGGRPVCESLIILTYIDEAWPEMMPLLPRDPYARAQARFWANYIDNKIVDCQTRLLTTKGEAQEQAKKDMIGALKTLDSELGDKDYFGGQAFGFVDVAFVTLTPWFYTYEKYGDFSVEEHCPRIVAWAARCRERESVAKALTDPEKVYEIVQEEYGAN; encoded by the exons ATGGCGGATGTGATGCTGCTGGACTTCTGGGCGAGCCCATTCGGGCAGCGGTGCCGGATCGCGCTGGCAGAGAAGGGCGTTGCCTATGAGTACAGTGAGCAGAACCTTGAGCAGAAGAGCGAGCTGCTTCTGAGATCCAACCCCGTCCACAAGAAGATCCCCGTCCTGCTCCATGGCGGCAGGCCTGTCTGCGAATCTCTCATCATCCTCACCTACATCGACGAGGCGTGGCCGGAGATGATGCCGCTCCTCCCCCGGGACCCCTACGCCCGCGCACAGGCCCGGTTCTGGGCTAACTACATCGACAACAAG ATCGTTGACTGTCAGACCCGCCTGTTGACGACGAAGGGGGAGGCCCAGGAGCAGGCCAAGAAAGACATGATCGGGGCTCTCAAGACCCTGGACTCAGAGCTCGGTGATAAAGACTACTTTGGCGGCCAGGCGTTTGGCTTCGTTGACGTCGCATTCGTGACCTTGACTCCCTGGTTTTACACCTACGAGAAGTACGGTGACTTCAGCGTGGAGGAACACTGCCCAAGGATCGTGGCCTGGGCCGCCCGCTGCAGGGAGCGTGAGAGCGTGGCCAAGGCACTTACTGATCCTGAGAAGGTGTATGAGATCGTCCAGGAGGAGTATGGTGCCAACTAA
- the LOC141041421 gene encoding uncharacterized protein: MTEYLAKIKMLSDEIACTGVALGSAEIVSHVLAGLDLDYNPVVSALAARVELVTVQELFTKLLSFDAHLNLLHGMNFRQSSANVASRGRGGRRGRNQQGQNRGNSSGGGRGRGNNHNARPSGGGYNYSNPSMRFGGAGYTNTYTSSGSSSSNRVRCQLCKKAGHEVMDCWHRYDEDYVPDACLVAAAMREQGGGDGTIWYADSGATHHVNNELEKLAMREKYFGNDQIHTASRDSWHHFMQADMDETCTGSQNDSGGSSGAGSDGDRPGSMIGAQPHKDSSPVRASADAVADSPGSGGPASPASADRRDSPCATRVCGGPAADRATAAGLGADVSSRLSERALAEDATRPSSAGETIRRGISGGLFPSDRRPDHAAVPLGSSMETNSAVEPATSSSSAPKTAPILPRRHTRSQSSISKEKEYTDGTIRYDKVKRAFLTSMGEPTHLHDALASKDWKEAMDNEYEALMKNKTGHLVPPEKGKNVIDYKWVYKINRKSDESIDRYKAILVAKGFKQRFGIDYEDTFSRVVKAATIRLVLSIAVSRGWSLRQLDVRNAFLHDVLEEEAFMRQPPGYEKKKSTPRHICKLDKALYGLKQAPRAWYSRLSTKLQQLGFTPSKAATSLFFYSKGNVTMFVLLYVDIIVASSSPDATTCLLKDLRMEFALKDLGNLHYLLGLEVKQMKDGELGLKIVKSPMLVSTYSDANWARCADDRRSTGGFAVFLANPVFHARTKHIEVDFHFVRGRVARKLLDIRFIPTSDQLADGFTKPLTMRRLDEFKYNLNLGVP, from the exons ATGACTGAATACCTCGCCAAAATCAAGATGCTGTCCGATGAGATTGCCTGCACGGGAGTGGCGCTAGGCAGCGCTGAAATTGTCTCTCACGTCCTGGCTGGCCTCGACCTCGACTACAACCCAGTTGTCTCAGCTCTTGCAGCGCGGGTTGAACTCGTGACAGTACAGGAGCTTTTTACCAAGCTGCTTAGCTTCGATGCCCACCTCAACCTACTCCACGGTATGAACTTTCGTCAATCATCTGCTAATGTTGCATCACGTGGTCGTGGAGGTCGCCGTGGGCGCAACCAGCAGGGGCAAAACCGTGGCAACAgcagcggcggcgggcgcggACGCGGCAACAACCATAACGCACGCCCGAGTGGGGGCGGCTACAACTACAGCAATCCTTCTATGCGGTTTGGAGGCGCTGGCTACACCAACACTTACACCTCCTCTGGATCATCTTCTTCCAACCGTGTTCGGTGCCAATTGTGCAAGAAAGCAGGCCATGAAGTCATGGACTGTTGGCACCGTTATGACGAGGATTATGTTCCTGATGCATGTCTTGTTGCTGCTGCCATGAGGGAACAAGGCGGTGGCGATGGTACCATCTGGTACGCAGACTCTGGAGCCACTCATCATGTCAACAATGAGCTAGAGAAGCTGGCCATGAGGGAGAAATACTTCGGCAATGATCAAATTCACACCGCTAGCAGAG ATTCATGGCATCATTTTATGCAAGCAGATATGGACGAAACGTGCACAGGATCCCAGAACGATTCTGGTGGCAGCAGTGGCGCAGGATCCGATGGAGATCGGCCTGGCAGCATGATTGGCGCGCAGCCCCACAAAGATTCCAGCCCAGTCCGTGCGTCTGCTGATGCGGTGGCCGATAGCCCAGGAAGTGGCGGGCCCGCCAGCCCAGCTAGTGCGGACCGGCGTGACTCGCCATGCGCCACACGTGTGTGCGGTGGCCCAGCCGCCGACCGAGCGACAGCCGCGGGCCTGGGCGCAGACGTGTCGTCCCGCCTGTCTGAGCGGGCGCTTGCCGAGGATGCCACTCGACCTTCGTCTGCTGGCGAAACGATCCGGAGGGGGATTTCCGGCGGCCTGTTTCCCTCGGATCGGAGGCCAGATCATGCAGCGGTTCCCTTGGGATCTTCTATGGAGACCAACTCTGCTGTTGAACCTGCTACTTCGAGTTCCTCTGCACCGAAAACTGCACCTATACTTCCACGTCGTCATACAAGGTCCCAATCTAGTATTTCTAAAGAAAAAGAGTACACAGATGGTACTATAAGGTACGATAAAGTAAAACGTGCTTTTCTTACTAGTATGGGTGAACCAACTCATTTACATGATGCACTTGCTAGTAAAGATTGGAAAGAAGCTATGGATAATGAATATGAGGCACTCATGAAAAATAAAACAGGGCACTTGGTACCACCAGAAAAAGGCAAAAATGTCATAGATTACAAATGGGTGTATAAGATTAATAGAAAGTCTGATGAAAGTATAGACAGATATAAGGCGATATTAGTTGCAAAAGGCTTCAAACAAAGGTTTGGTATTGATTATGAGGATACTTTCAGTCGTGTTGTGAAAGCAGCTACTATTCGACTTGTATTGTCCATTGCTGTTTCAAGAGGCTGGAGCTTAAGGCAGCTAGATGTTCGGAACGCGTTTCTTCATGATGTTCTGGAAGAAGAGGCTTTTATGCGGCAACCACCAGGTTATGAGAAGAAAAAAAGCACACCTCGTCATATTTGCAAGTTAGATAAAGCTTTGTATGGTTTGAAACAAGCTCCAAGAGCCTGGTACTCAAGGTTGAGCACAAAGTTACAACAACTTGGGTTTACACCATCTAAAGCTGCCACCTCACTTTTCTTCTACAGTAAAGGCAATGTTACTATGTTTGTTCTGTTATATGTTGATATAATTGTTGCTAGTTCAAGTCCAGATGCCACAACTTGTCTGCTTAAGGATTTAAGGATGGAGTTTGCTCTTAAGGATTTGGGAAATCTTCATTACCTTCTTGGCCTAGAGGTCAAGCAGATGAAAGATG GAGAGCTTGGACTAAAAATTGTCAAGTCTCCTATGCTTGTGTCTACCTATTCTGATGCAAATTGGGCAAGGTGTGCTGATGATAGAAGATCTACAGGTGGATTTGCTGTGTTCCTGG CTAATCCTGTTTTCCATGCACGTACAAAGCATATTGAAGTCGATTTTCACTTTGTCAGAGGAAGAGTAGCTCGTAAGCTGCTTGATATAAGGTTCATTCCTACAAGTGATCAACTAGCTGATGGTTTCACAAAACCTCTTACTATGAGAAGGCTTGATGAGTTCAAATACAATCTTAACCTTGGAGTTCCTTAA
- the LOC109765922 gene encoding glutathione S-transferase U19, with product MADNMVSGESEVVCVDFWANLFGMRVLIALRELGVSFEYIEEDLRGRERSDLVLRMNPVHRMVPILIHRGRPICNSINILEYIDEVWGHLHAEAGGTQLLPADPLERASARFWADFVDHKVFNTEMMLFKSNGDDQKEAAKGELIRQLRQLEGALGDKNFFSGNEFGFLDIVVIPLSSMFRAYEQQGKFDLEVECPKLMRWEKRCKERESVKSTLPDEEEVYRMHKKWYGIE from the exons ATGGCCGACAACATGGTCTCCGGAGAGAGCGAGGTGGTGTGCGTCGACTTCTGGGCCAACCTGTTCGGCATGCGGGTTCTGATCGCGCTGCGCGAGCTAGGCGTGTCGTTCGAGTACATCGAGGAGGACCTCCGCGGCCGTGAGAGGAGCGACCTTGTGCTGCGCATGAACCCCGTGCACCGGATGGTGCCCATCCTCATCCACCGTGGCCGTCCCATCTGCAACTCCATCAACATCCTCGAGTACATCGACGAGGTCTGGGGTCACCTTCATGCCGAAGCAGGTGGAACGCAGTTGCTCCCTGCCGACCCGCTGGAGAGGGCTTCCGCCCGGTTCTGGGCCGATTTCGTTGACCACAAG GTGTTCAACACGGAGATGatgttgttcaagagcaatggtgATGATCAGAAAGAAGCCGCAAAGGGGGAGCTAATCCGCCAACTCAGGCAACTCGAGGGGGCACTTGGAGACAAGAACTTCTTCTCCGGCAATGAGTTCGGATTTCTGGACATCGTTGTCATCCCGTTATCGAGCATGTTTCGAGCTTACGAACAACAAGGAAAGTTTGATCTTGAGGTGGAGTGTCCCAAGCTGATGCGGTGGGAGAAGCGGTGCAAGGAGAGGGAGAGCGTCAAGAGTACTCTTCCAGATGAGGAGGAGGTGTACAGGATGCACAAGAAGTGGTACGGCATAGAGTGA